A single genomic interval of Spirosoma linguale DSM 74 harbors:
- a CDS encoding 3-phosphoshikimate 1-carboxyvinyltransferase (PFAM: EPSP synthase (3-phosphoshikimate 1- carboxyvinyltransferase)~KEGG: har:HEAR2576 3-phosphoshikimate 1- carboxyvinyltransferase), whose amino-acid sequence MVRTTIPLASSKSESNRALIIDALTGFRCDLQNLSTARDTQTMIRLLKSEDATADVLDAGTTMRFLTAYFSVTGQQKTMTGTPRMCERPIGILVDALRSLGADITYLRNEGYPPLQINGFSPSAESTNRLSIRGDVSSQYISALVMIAPLLPGGLTLELTGAIGSRPYIEMTLEQMRYFGADVRADWETKTITVASSPYVPKPYAIESDWSGASYWYSVAALAMDETAEINLLGLKARSLQGDSAIVEIMRSLGVESTFTDSGVRLTKIPTQQSLTWDFTDCPDLAQTVAVCAAVKGVVLRMTGIESLKIKETDRVAALQAELQKIGAELVELETNHLYEVHQLAIAPPGPATIDTYDDHRMAMAFAPVAMQKEIIIDEPGVVAKSYPSFWEDMARVTTVKFINE is encoded by the coding sequence ATGGTCCGGACCACGATTCCACTGGCTTCATCCAAAAGCGAAAGTAATCGCGCTTTAATTATCGATGCGCTTACCGGCTTTCGCTGCGATTTGCAAAACCTGTCAACCGCCCGCGATACCCAGACGATGATCCGGCTGCTGAAATCGGAGGACGCCACTGCTGATGTGCTGGACGCCGGAACTACGATGCGGTTTCTTACCGCCTATTTCAGCGTAACGGGGCAGCAGAAAACGATGACGGGCACACCACGGATGTGTGAGCGCCCAATTGGTATTCTGGTCGATGCCCTGCGTTCGCTGGGTGCCGATATTACGTACCTCAGAAACGAAGGCTATCCACCCCTGCAAATCAATGGGTTTTCGCCCTCTGCTGAATCGACTAACCGGCTTAGTATCCGTGGCGATGTGAGCAGTCAGTACATTTCGGCGCTGGTCATGATTGCCCCTTTGCTGCCTGGTGGCCTGACACTCGAATTGACCGGTGCCATTGGTTCCCGGCCGTATATAGAGATGACGCTGGAGCAGATGCGTTACTTTGGAGCCGATGTTCGGGCTGATTGGGAAACAAAAACGATAACGGTAGCCTCCAGCCCGTATGTACCCAAGCCGTATGCCATCGAGTCGGATTGGTCGGGCGCCAGTTATTGGTACAGTGTAGCCGCACTGGCAATGGATGAAACGGCTGAAATAAATCTGCTTGGTCTTAAAGCGAGATCGTTGCAGGGCGATAGCGCTATTGTGGAAATCATGCGTTCCCTGGGCGTGGAGAGTACGTTTACAGATTCGGGCGTTCGGCTAACGAAGATACCGACGCAGCAATCGCTGACCTGGGACTTCACCGATTGCCCGGACCTGGCCCAAACCGTTGCCGTGTGCGCAGCTGTAAAAGGCGTTGTGTTGCGGATGACTGGTATCGAGAGTTTGAAAATCAAAGAAACCGACCGGGTAGCTGCGTTACAGGCCGAGTTGCAAAAGATCGGTGCGGAGCTGGTAGAACTTGAAACTAATCATCTGTACGAAGTGCATCAGCTGGCAATAGCCCCCCCCGGCCCGGCAACTATTGACACATACGATGATCATCGTATGGCCATGGCCTTTGCTCCGGTAGCTATGCAGAAGGAAATCATTATCGATGAGCCGGGTGTTGTAGCCAAGTCGTACCCGTCTTTCTGGGAAGATATGGCCAGGGTAACAACCGTCAAGTTTATAAACGAATAA
- a CDS encoding riboflavin biosynthesis protein RibD (TIGRFAM: riboflavin biosynthesis protein RibD~PFAM: CMP/dCMP deaminase zinc-binding; bifunctional deaminase-reductase domain protein~KEGG: ade:Adeh_2742 5-amino-6-(5- phosphoribosylamino)uracil reductase / diaminohydroxyphosphoribosylaminopyrimidine deaminase) translates to MNVSGLSVDERFMRRALELATLGRGHVSPNPMVGCVITHGSGSQERIIGEGWHKRYGDWHAEVNAVNSVLPEHQQLLSEATVYVTLEPCSHWGKTPPCADLLIERHVKRVVCCNDDPNPLVSGQGFAKLRAAGIQVETGVLAEQGRLLNARFFTFFEQKRPYILLKWAETADGFIAGAGGQPVKISGDLAHRLVHRWRGEEDAILVGANTARLDNPRLNTRLWEGKDPTRVVLDRNLTLTTDLHLFDGSQPTLVYHASQTDALPDLPNVQYVVAESLYQVMSDLYQRKVQSVLVEGGAVVLNAFMEAGLWDEMRVFRSRTMLGNGVKAPTVRGIIHSREKVGDDELTSYMKP, encoded by the coding sequence ATGAACGTGTCTGGTTTATCGGTTGATGAGCGTTTTATGCGCCGTGCGCTCGAACTGGCTACCCTTGGTCGGGGCCATGTAAGTCCTAATCCAATGGTGGGCTGCGTTATTACACATGGCTCCGGGAGCCAGGAACGCATCATTGGTGAAGGCTGGCATAAGCGGTACGGCGACTGGCATGCCGAAGTTAATGCGGTCAATTCTGTGTTACCCGAACACCAGCAGTTGCTTTCCGAAGCCACTGTCTACGTAACCCTCGAACCCTGCTCACACTGGGGAAAAACGCCCCCCTGCGCTGATCTGCTGATTGAACGCCACGTAAAGCGGGTTGTTTGCTGCAACGATGACCCCAATCCGCTGGTGTCTGGTCAGGGGTTTGCCAAACTACGCGCGGCTGGCATCCAGGTCGAGACGGGCGTACTGGCCGAACAGGGCCGCCTGCTGAATGCCCGCTTTTTTACTTTTTTTGAACAGAAACGACCTTATATACTTCTAAAGTGGGCCGAAACCGCCGATGGATTTATTGCCGGAGCGGGAGGTCAACCGGTGAAAATAAGTGGTGATCTGGCACATCGGCTGGTTCATCGCTGGCGGGGCGAGGAAGATGCCATTCTGGTGGGTGCCAACACGGCCCGCCTGGATAACCCACGTCTGAACACCCGCTTATGGGAAGGGAAAGACCCCACCCGTGTTGTGCTGGACAGAAACCTCACGCTAACCACCGACTTACATCTATTCGATGGTTCGCAGCCGACGCTGGTTTACCATGCTTCTCAAACGGATGCGTTGCCTGACCTCCCTAACGTGCAGTATGTAGTCGCAGAATCATTATATCAGGTAATGAGCGACCTCTACCAGCGTAAAGTACAATCTGTTCTGGTAGAGGGGGGCGCAGTTGTATTGAATGCGTTTATGGAAGCCGGTCTATGGGACGAAATGCGGGTATTTCGGAGCCGGACGATGCTCGGCAATGGTGTAAAAGCACCAACCGTGCGGGGCATTATCCACAGCCGCGAAAAAGTCGGCGACGATGAGCTGACTAGTTATATGAAGCCATGA
- a CDS encoding modification methylase, HemK family (TIGRFAM: modification methylase, HemK family~PFAM: methyltransferase small~KEGG: gme:Gmet_0381 modification methylase HemK), translating into MATAKPLYERLSKNITAYPPEEAREMAFMLLDHYFGLRKTDVLTDKPLPPNRTEPDWFKILERLNRQEPIQHVIGTTIFCGLEFEVSPDVLIPRPETEDLVRLIMHDFADRVDDVPILDIGTGSGCIAITMARFLPQSVVTGWDVSEKALTLARQNAEHLKADVQFSIQDILNVPADFNERFDCVVSNPPYVTRSEAAEMDRNVLDYEPDLALFVEDNDPLVFYKAVADFCVRHLTKDGACYVEINERFGEATRQVFADRGFTKIQVYKDIHGKDRSIRATF; encoded by the coding sequence ATGGCAACTGCCAAACCCTTATACGAACGGCTCAGCAAGAATATTACCGCCTATCCACCCGAAGAAGCGCGGGAAATGGCCTTTATGCTGCTCGACCATTATTTCGGCCTGCGTAAGACCGACGTATTAACCGACAAACCCCTGCCCCCCAATCGCACCGAGCCCGACTGGTTCAAGATTCTGGAACGGCTTAACCGGCAGGAACCCATTCAGCACGTTATTGGCACGACGATCTTCTGCGGGCTGGAGTTCGAGGTATCGCCCGATGTGCTGATACCCCGCCCCGAAACCGAAGACCTGGTCCGGCTGATCATGCACGACTTTGCCGACCGGGTCGATGATGTTCCCATTCTGGATATTGGTACCGGCAGCGGCTGTATTGCCATTACGATGGCCCGCTTCCTGCCCCAGTCGGTGGTAACAGGCTGGGATGTTTCGGAAAAAGCCCTCACACTGGCGCGGCAAAATGCCGAACACCTGAAAGCTGATGTACAGTTTTCAATTCAGGATATATTAAATGTTCCGGCCGACTTTAATGAGCGGTTCGACTGTGTGGTGAGCAATCCACCGTATGTAACACGTTCGGAAGCCGCCGAAATGGACCGGAATGTACTCGATTACGAACCCGATCTGGCGCTGTTTGTTGAGGACAATGACCCGCTGGTCTTTTACAAGGCTGTAGCTGATTTCTGCGTTCGTCACCTTACCAAAGACGGTGCCTGTTACGTAGAGATAAACGAACGCTTTGGCGAAGCAACACGTCAGGTGTTCGCCGACCGGGGTTTCACAAAGATTCAGGTATACAAAGACATTCACGGCAAAGACCGCAGCATCCGGGCAACGTTTTAA
- a CDS encoding histidine kinase (PFAM: ATP-binding region ATPase domain protein; histidine kinase HAMP region domain protein; histidine kinase A domain protein~SMART: ATP-binding region ATPase domain protein; histidine kinase A domain protein; histidine kinase HAMP region domain protein~KEGG: gme:Gmet_3382 heavy metal sensor signal transduction histidine kinase) has protein sequence MNIRTRLTLLFVLLVASIVLLFTVSVYYLYDQFREQEFQQRLQEKAFTTIRLREDVGEVPQADLPVITNEQVTVYNKRGVVLFNQGNQRPRFPVTPDFLRKITLRQPQYIRIGDLEAVGVLHLNSRGEVLLIVASGNDRYGLTKLDRLREILFSGWLLSLIIVGISGYLFATDALRPVAELITQVNAISATNIHQRLSVGRQRDELADLARTFNDLLTRLEEAFVLQKSFVSHASHELRTPLTVMMGQIEVTRLQARTTEEYEVAFDALLDEVKSMIRLVNGLLELARANSDIVTLNYQPVRIDELLWQAQSLIVSKKPDYEIDIDFDNLPVQEEDLVIIGEESLLQTAFQNLMENGCKYSPDNRMSVRILFMPGKIKLTFSDHGYGISQSDIAHIFEPFYRSESTMTITGHGIGLALTQRIIELHHGSIEVESTLGEGTSFRITLPTSSPLKKQVLLTGEPMSSNSQ, from the coding sequence ATGAATATCCGTACCCGACTGACCCTTCTGTTTGTGCTGCTGGTCGCTTCGATTGTGCTGCTCTTCACAGTTTCGGTTTACTATCTTTATGACCAGTTCAGGGAGCAGGAGTTTCAACAACGTCTTCAGGAAAAAGCGTTTACCACCATACGGCTTCGCGAAGATGTGGGTGAAGTGCCGCAGGCCGATTTGCCGGTTATTACCAACGAACAGGTAACGGTTTACAACAAGCGGGGAGTCGTTCTTTTCAACCAGGGAAACCAGCGGCCCCGCTTCCCGGTAACACCCGATTTCCTGCGTAAAATAACCCTTCGGCAACCTCAATACATTCGAATTGGCGATCTGGAAGCCGTTGGTGTCCTTCACCTCAATTCACGGGGCGAAGTGTTATTGATTGTTGCCTCGGGTAATGACCGGTACGGCTTAACCAAACTCGACCGGCTGCGGGAAATTTTATTTTCGGGCTGGCTGCTGAGCTTGATCATTGTTGGTATTTCCGGGTACTTATTTGCTACGGATGCGCTCAGGCCCGTAGCTGAATTGATTACGCAGGTCAATGCCATCTCGGCTACCAACATTCACCAGCGATTGAGTGTGGGGCGCCAGCGCGACGAACTGGCCGATCTGGCCCGCACCTTCAACGATCTGCTTACGCGGCTCGAAGAAGCGTTTGTTTTGCAGAAGAGCTTCGTTTCACACGCGTCGCATGAGTTACGGACGCCACTAACCGTTATGATGGGTCAGATTGAAGTGACCCGTCTACAGGCGCGTACAACCGAAGAATATGAAGTGGCGTTTGACGCCCTGCTCGACGAAGTGAAAAGTATGATCCGGCTGGTGAACGGCCTGCTTGAGCTAGCCAGGGCTAATTCTGACATCGTCACGCTTAATTACCAACCCGTCCGTATCGATGAGTTATTGTGGCAGGCTCAAAGCCTGATTGTCAGCAAAAAGCCCGACTATGAGATCGACATTGACTTTGACAATCTGCCCGTTCAGGAAGAAGACCTGGTCATTATAGGCGAAGAGTCGCTCCTGCAAACAGCGTTCCAGAACCTAATGGAAAACGGCTGTAAGTACTCGCCGGACAATCGGATGTCGGTTCGGATTCTGTTCATGCCGGGAAAGATCAAACTCACCTTCAGCGATCATGGATATGGCATTTCCCAAAGCGACATTGCCCATATTTTTGAGCCCTTTTACCGGTCAGAATCAACCATGACCATCACGGGTCATGGCATTGGTCTCGCGCTGACCCAACGCATCATCGAGTTGCACCACGGTTCTATCGAGGTAGAATCGACCTTAGGGGAAGGCACTTCGTTTCGCATCACCCTGCCAACCTCCAGCCCTTTAAAAAAACAGGTTCTCCTGACTGGAGAACCTATGAGTTCCAATTCGCAATGA
- a CDS encoding N-acetylglucosamine-6-phosphate deacetylase (KEGG: vha:VIBHAR_01335 N-acetylglucosamine-6- phosphate deacetylase~TIGRFAM: N-acetylglucosamine-6-phosphate deacetylase~PFAM: amidohydrolase) — protein MAYKFVNAHVFTGTDWLPGSSVKITDDRITEIISESAIDTTDADTPVIDFDGDYLIPGLIDLQLYGGSDLFLNDQPTPETVRHIYTSHARNGTTTLLPTIHSTSLDIMRESMAAVQVVRTENPFGVPGIHIEGPYFNPIKRGAHSTAYVRTPADGELETLFSTDADVIRILTLAPEILTPAQLATINTLKHSNTLLSLGHSNATYQQATAAFNEGIPLATHLYNAMRGYESREPGVVGAVFDHPTVRASIIADSYHCNPTTIRIAYRLLGERLFLISDALFANPPRPTFELGQFVVHYEPDTNGPGRYVNNEGNLAGSAITLIDCVKIAVEQAGIPLTSALRMASAVPAEIISLGDQLGKIQPGYVANLVRLDKSLRVKGVWTSGQLFA, from the coding sequence ATGGCGTATAAATTTGTAAATGCCCATGTTTTTACCGGAACCGACTGGTTACCCGGCAGTTCAGTAAAAATAACCGACGATCGTATTACCGAAATTATCTCCGAATCCGCCATCGACACGACCGATGCGGATACGCCGGTTATTGATTTTGACGGCGACTATCTTATACCGGGTCTGATTGACTTACAACTTTACGGAGGATCGGACCTGTTCCTGAACGATCAGCCAACGCCCGAAACAGTCCGGCACATTTATACTTCGCACGCCCGAAATGGCACCACTACCCTGCTCCCTACCATTCATTCGACCTCGCTCGACATTATGCGGGAGTCGATGGCGGCTGTGCAGGTTGTCCGAACCGAGAACCCATTTGGCGTACCCGGCATCCATATTGAAGGGCCTTATTTTAATCCAATCAAACGGGGAGCCCACAGCACGGCTTATGTTCGTACTCCGGCAGACGGTGAACTGGAAACCCTCTTCAGTACCGATGCTGATGTTATCCGTATTCTTACCCTGGCCCCGGAAATCCTAACCCCCGCCCAGTTGGCGACGATCAACACATTAAAGCATTCGAACACGCTTCTTTCTCTCGGTCACAGCAACGCAACGTACCAGCAGGCAACGGCGGCTTTCAACGAAGGAATTCCACTCGCTACGCACCTGTATAACGCCATGCGCGGGTACGAAAGTCGCGAACCGGGTGTGGTAGGTGCGGTTTTTGATCATCCTACCGTTCGTGCCAGTATCATTGCCGACAGCTACCATTGCAACCCAACCACCATCCGGATTGCTTACCGGCTGTTGGGCGAACGTCTTTTTCTTATTTCCGATGCCCTGTTCGCCAACCCTCCCCGACCAACGTTTGAACTCGGCCAGTTTGTAGTACACTATGAACCCGACACCAATGGTCCCGGCCGGTACGTCAATAACGAGGGTAATCTGGCAGGGTCGGCCATTACACTGATCGACTGCGTAAAGATTGCCGTCGAGCAGGCCGGTATTCCTCTGACCAGTGCGTTACGCATGGCATCGGCAGTTCCGGCTGAAATCATTAGTCTGGGCGACCAGTTGGGTAAAATTCAGCCTGGGTATGTAGCAAATCTGGTACGGCTGGATAAATCGCTGCGTGTAAAAGGCGTTTGGACATCAGGCCAGTTGTTTGCCTGA
- a CDS encoding TonB-dependent receptor (PFAM: TonB-dependent receptor; TonB-dependent receptor plug~KEGG: pat:Patl_3441 TonB-dependent receptor), whose amino-acid sequence MLNMEIKLRKHDILPVLVAMFMMVALCPISALAQSKRITGKVVSSVNSEIVQGVNVLVKGNSRKGAVTDGEGKFSLEATPNDVLVFSFIGFKSKEVKVGSETTFNISLDEDATQLTELIVTGSRNTGRTILETPVPVDVISIKDIMGELPQIDLAQMLAFVAPSFNAVRSQGGDLNSHVDPVQLRNMAPNQILVLVNGKRRHTSALLITETAVGSPSTTVDLMTIPVSAIDRVEILRDGAAAQYGSDAVAGVVNIILKKGTNKLTANLTGGGYANTGGQAGALTKSGKPDGFNYQFDANYGFKIGDKGYFNMSGQITQRRPTLRPFVNDWGFFDKTYLNNLRTDKAGNPVITNPELINAQAAGNTSQIAALTTETGLMTARGLTKADFAVYAGMPAITLGSTFYNAGYEINPTTTIYSFGGASYKYLEGFSCYFRRPAQTDRFNYLLYPNGFRPQMTSNTSDVSNTIGLKSKIGEFSVDFSNTFGRNTMRLGMVNTMNASLGSNSPVNMNLGTHQFSQNSTNLDMSRYFKGIMNGLNIAFGAEMRIENYKIMKGQEESYAYGTAGVVTVGKDGLLVGPDGKPLENASSVPIVDANGNPLAVTAGQQVTVKSLSSNCQCFAGFGPKNERNEFRTTMAAYLDAELELTRKFLVAGAFRLENYSDFGGVTIGKLAARYSITKTLSLRGSIASGFRAPSLQELNYTHTATAFVPDKNGIPQPLDVTTYPTNSTAARVLGIKGLKQEQSRTYGIGLTYQPAPGFEVTLDAYQIDVDNRIFRTSYFNASEVGNNYSEVIGEGEAQFFVNGADVRSKGLEAVGNYTLNLQKGKSLTFTLATILSKNTVLNRKVLDLNVANLTSEQIVEKYLSRDVIGQFETGTPRTKLIGSVTYRVNRFNAMLRGTYFGTVTERSVSSDNDGNFYDQTFSPQAVFDLSFGYDLNRNVKVSIGGSNIFDKYPQILRPENQGFYLYSNNQQGSNGAYYYGRLTFNF is encoded by the coding sequence ATGCTAAACATGGAAATAAAATTACGTAAGCATGACATTCTTCCGGTATTGGTTGCCATGTTCATGATGGTCGCTCTATGCCCAATTTCCGCTCTGGCGCAGAGCAAGCGAATAACCGGTAAGGTAGTTTCCAGTGTTAACTCCGAAATAGTACAGGGAGTCAACGTATTAGTAAAAGGCAACAGCCGAAAGGGTGCCGTAACGGATGGTGAAGGTAAATTTTCTCTGGAAGCCACACCGAACGACGTGCTTGTTTTCAGTTTCATTGGCTTTAAATCGAAAGAAGTTAAAGTAGGTAGCGAAACCACCTTCAACATTTCGCTGGATGAAGATGCCACCCAGTTGACGGAATTGATTGTGACTGGTTCGCGCAATACCGGGCGTACAATTCTGGAAACCCCGGTTCCGGTCGACGTTATTTCGATCAAGGACATAATGGGCGAGCTTCCGCAAATCGATCTGGCACAAATGCTGGCTTTTGTCGCACCAAGCTTCAATGCCGTTCGGTCGCAGGGTGGTGATTTGAACTCCCACGTCGACCCTGTTCAGTTGCGCAACATGGCTCCCAACCAGATCCTTGTGCTGGTAAACGGAAAGAGACGGCACACATCCGCACTCCTTATTACGGAAACCGCCGTTGGCAGCCCATCTACAACGGTCGATCTGATGACGATTCCGGTATCGGCTATCGACCGGGTTGAAATCCTGCGGGATGGTGCCGCTGCGCAGTATGGCTCTGACGCCGTTGCGGGTGTGGTCAATATCATCCTCAAGAAAGGCACTAACAAACTAACGGCTAACCTGACCGGTGGTGGGTATGCCAACACGGGTGGGCAAGCCGGTGCGCTGACAAAATCGGGTAAACCCGACGGTTTTAATTATCAGTTTGATGCCAACTACGGCTTCAAAATTGGCGACAAAGGCTATTTTAACATGTCTGGTCAGATTACACAGCGTCGGCCAACACTCCGTCCGTTTGTGAATGACTGGGGCTTTTTCGATAAAACGTACCTCAACAACCTGAGAACCGACAAAGCGGGCAATCCGGTCATTACCAACCCTGAATTAATCAATGCACAGGCGGCAGGTAACACCTCACAGATTGCCGCACTAACTACTGAAACGGGGCTAATGACCGCGCGCGGTTTGACAAAAGCCGATTTCGCGGTGTATGCCGGTATGCCCGCCATTACCCTTGGCAGCACCTTCTATAACGCAGGGTATGAGATTAACCCAACCACAACCATCTACAGCTTTGGTGGTGCATCGTATAAGTATCTGGAAGGGTTCTCCTGCTATTTCCGCCGACCCGCCCAAACCGACCGATTCAACTACCTGCTCTACCCGAACGGTTTCCGGCCTCAGATGACATCCAACACTTCCGATGTATCGAACACCATTGGTCTCAAGAGCAAAATCGGCGAGTTCAGCGTTGACTTCAGCAATACCTTCGGCCGGAATACGATGCGACTTGGCATGGTCAACACCATGAATGCATCTTTAGGCTCCAATTCGCCGGTGAACATGAACCTGGGTACTCATCAGTTTTCCCAGAACTCGACTAACCTCGACATGTCCCGTTACTTTAAAGGCATCATGAATGGACTGAACATCGCGTTTGGTGCCGAAATGCGTATCGAGAACTACAAAATCATGAAAGGGCAGGAAGAAAGTTACGCCTACGGAACGGCAGGTGTCGTTACCGTTGGAAAAGACGGACTCCTGGTTGGCCCGGACGGAAAACCGCTGGAGAACGCGAGCAGCGTTCCCATTGTTGATGCCAACGGAAACCCGCTGGCAGTAACAGCTGGCCAGCAGGTAACAGTTAAGTCGCTCTCGTCCAATTGCCAGTGCTTTGCCGGTTTCGGCCCAAAAAATGAGCGTAATGAGTTCAGAACGACAATGGCCGCCTATCTGGATGCTGAGCTGGAGCTGACCCGGAAATTCCTTGTCGCCGGTGCGTTCCGACTGGAGAATTACTCTGATTTCGGCGGTGTCACCATTGGCAAACTGGCCGCTCGCTATTCGATCACCAAAACGCTTTCGTTGCGCGGATCGATTGCCTCTGGTTTCCGGGCTCCTTCGCTACAGGAATTGAACTATACGCACACAGCTACCGCTTTCGTCCCGGATAAAAATGGTATTCCCCAGCCGCTTGATGTAACCACTTACCCGACCAACAGTACTGCTGCCCGCGTATTAGGTATCAAAGGGTTAAAGCAGGAGCAGTCGCGTACTTATGGGATAGGCCTTACCTACCAGCCGGCACCAGGCTTTGAAGTAACGCTGGATGCCTACCAGATTGACGTTGATAACCGAATTTTCCGGACCAGCTATTTCAACGCATCGGAAGTAGGCAACAACTACAGTGAGGTAATCGGCGAAGGCGAGGCCCAATTCTTCGTTAATGGAGCCGATGTTCGCTCGAAAGGTCTTGAAGCCGTAGGCAACTACACGCTCAACTTGCAAAAAGGCAAAAGCCTGACGTTCACGCTGGCAACTATTCTCAGCAAAAACACAGTTCTCAACCGGAAAGTCCTTGACCTGAATGTGGCCAATCTTACGTCGGAGCAGATTGTGGAAAAGTACCTGAGCCGTGATGTGATCGGGCAGTTTGAAACAGGCACCCCACGAACCAAACTGATTGGATCAGTAACGTATCGGGTAAACAGATTTAACGCTATGCTGCGCGGCACCTACTTTGGTACCGTAACGGAGCGGTCAGTTTCTTCAGACAACGACGGCAACTTTTACGACCAGACCTTCTCTCCCCAGGCCGTTTTTGACCTGAGCTTCGGCTACGACCTGAACCGGAACGTGAAAGTATCGATTGGTGGCAGCAATATATTCGATAAATACCCGCAGATACTTCGTCCAGAGAACCAGGGTTTCTATCTTTACTCCAACAATCAGCAGGGGTCCAATGGTGCGTATTATTATGGCCGTTTAACCTTCAACTTTTAA
- a CDS encoding ATPase associated with various cellular activities AAA_3 (PFAM: ATPase associated with various cellular activities AAA_3; ATPase associated with various cellular activities AAA_5~KEGG: nis:NIS_0400 AAA family ATPase), with product MQPTSSFTYHTKIREVFSEMSQVVVGQDRLLNRLLIGLFTGGHILLEGVPGLAKTLTINTLAKVLELDFQRIQFTPDLLPADLIGTMIFNQKTAEFEVKQGPIFANLILADEVNRSPAKVQAALLEAMQEKQVTIGEETFVLDRPFLVLATQNPVEQEGTYPLPEAQVDRFMMKVFVDYLSREDEMEVMRRMSNMNFAYEVKPVLGKEDLVAIRNEINTITISETLERYIIELVFATRRPLEYSLRDEARYIQFGVSPRASINLNLAAKALAYFDRRDYVLPEDIKEVAPDVFNHRIMLNYEAEADGVTTLQVIDSILRKVAIGR from the coding sequence ATGCAGCCAACATCTTCCTTTACGTACCATACTAAAATCCGTGAGGTATTTAGTGAAATGAGCCAGGTTGTGGTTGGTCAGGACCGGCTGCTCAACCGGTTGCTCATTGGTCTGTTTACGGGTGGGCATATTTTGTTGGAAGGGGTTCCGGGTCTGGCTAAAACACTCACCATCAACACCCTTGCGAAAGTACTTGAACTGGATTTCCAACGGATTCAGTTTACGCCCGATCTGCTCCCCGCCGACCTGATTGGCACCATGATTTTCAACCAGAAAACCGCTGAGTTCGAGGTTAAACAGGGGCCTATTTTTGCCAATCTGATCCTGGCCGATGAGGTCAACCGATCGCCGGCCAAAGTACAGGCGGCCCTGCTCGAAGCCATGCAGGAGAAGCAGGTGACAATTGGGGAAGAAACGTTTGTTCTCGACCGGCCCTTTCTGGTGTTGGCCACCCAAAACCCGGTGGAGCAGGAAGGCACGTATCCGCTTCCGGAAGCCCAGGTTGACCGATTCATGATGAAGGTCTTTGTAGACTATCTGAGCCGGGAAGATGAAATGGAGGTCATGCGTCGAATGTCTAACATGAATTTCGCCTATGAGGTAAAACCCGTGCTGGGAAAGGAAGACCTGGTAGCCATCCGCAATGAAATAAATACCATCACCATCTCGGAAACCCTTGAGCGATATATTATTGAGTTGGTCTTTGCCACCCGCCGACCACTGGAATATAGTCTCCGGGATGAAGCCCGCTACATTCAGTTTGGGGTATCGCCCCGCGCCAGTATCAACCTGAATCTGGCAGCCAAAGCCCTTGCCTACTTCGACCGGCGCGATTACGTCCTGCCCGAAGACATCAAAGAAGTAGCCCCTGATGTGTTCAACCACCGCATTATGCTCAACTACGAAGCGGAGGCCGACGGCGTTACAACGTTACAGGTCATTGATTCCATCCTGCGCAAAGTAGCCATTGGACGGTAG